One Nocardia sp. BMG111209 DNA segment encodes these proteins:
- the istA gene encoding IS21 family transposase has protein sequence MSGRDLQAKYNVGYRTVNAALTSAFPEARKEYPARASKLDPFKPLIDEMLRADLDAPRKQRHTITRIYARLIDEHGMEDVSYQRVRDYVEERKPQIRVEAGREPPQVFIPQTHRPGEEAEVDFGEVTVELRGEPIVLYLFSLRMSYSGRSVQRVFASGGQEAFLEGHVHAFTVLGGVPHGKIRYDNLKAAVAKVLGLSRARTESQRWTTFRSHYGIDDPFYCIPGIEGAHEKGGVEGQIGYYRRNHFVPVPKVESLEELNTLVGQWDSQDLRRRIGARARTIGEHFALEAPTLKRLPEEEFETGSWLSTRVDRYSMVAARTNKYSVPIRFIGRPVRILLHASWLVVYDGRTEIARHERLIGKALTRVELDHYLEALVRKPGAMAGATALEQARQSGKFTKSHDAWWAAVRKAHGERDGTRAIIEVLLLHRSMPHDQVVAGLDAALRAGALTADAVALEARKAAEASPRLASVVDLDEPGPDPDPVPSLTARRLAQLPPDTRPLPSVAIYDQLLRITKPRTAEGNS, from the coding sequence ATGTCGGGCCGGGATCTACAGGCCAAGTACAACGTCGGCTACCGCACGGTCAACGCTGCTCTGACGTCTGCGTTCCCGGAGGCGCGCAAGGAGTATCCGGCGCGGGCGTCGAAGCTGGACCCGTTCAAGCCGTTGATCGATGAGATGCTGCGGGCGGATCTGGACGCGCCGCGCAAGCAGCGGCACACGATCACGCGGATCTATGCGCGGCTGATCGACGAGCACGGTATGGAAGATGTGTCGTATCAGCGGGTCCGCGACTATGTCGAGGAGCGTAAGCCGCAGATCAGGGTCGAGGCCGGCCGGGAACCGCCGCAGGTGTTCATCCCGCAGACCCACCGCCCCGGTGAGGAAGCCGAGGTCGATTTCGGTGAGGTGACCGTCGAGCTGCGCGGCGAGCCGATCGTGCTCTACCTGTTCTCGCTGCGGATGTCGTACTCGGGCCGGTCGGTGCAGCGGGTGTTCGCCTCGGGCGGGCAGGAAGCGTTCCTGGAGGGGCACGTGCACGCGTTCACGGTGCTGGGCGGGGTGCCCCACGGGAAGATCCGCTACGACAATTTGAAGGCCGCGGTCGCGAAGGTGCTCGGGTTGAGCAGGGCCAGAACCGAATCGCAGCGCTGGACCACCTTCCGCAGCCATTACGGCATCGACGACCCGTTCTACTGCATCCCGGGCATCGAGGGCGCGCACGAGAAGGGTGGTGTCGAGGGCCAGATCGGGTACTACCGGCGCAACCACTTCGTCCCCGTCCCGAAGGTCGAGTCCCTCGAGGAACTCAACACGCTGGTCGGGCAATGGGATAGCCAGGATCTGCGGCGGCGGATCGGTGCGCGGGCGCGCACGATCGGGGAGCATTTCGCGCTGGAGGCACCGACGCTGAAACGGCTGCCCGAGGAGGAATTCGAGACCGGGTCCTGGCTGTCCACGCGGGTGGACAGGTATTCGATGGTGGCGGCGCGGACCAACAAATACAGTGTCCCGATCCGGTTCATCGGCCGCCCGGTCCGGATCCTGTTACACGCCTCCTGGCTGGTCGTCTACGACGGCCGCACCGAGATCGCCCGCCACGAACGCCTGATCGGCAAGGCGCTGACCCGTGTCGAACTCGATCACTACCTCGAAGCGCTGGTCCGTAAGCCCGGCGCGATGGCCGGCGCCACCGCCCTCGAGCAAGCCCGCCAGAGCGGGAAGTTCACCAAGAGCCACGACGCGTGGTGGGCGGCGGTCCGCAAAGCCCACGGCGAGCGTGACGGCACCCGCGCGATCATCGAAGTGCTTCTGCTGCACCGCAGCATGCCCCACGACCAGGTCGTCGCCGGGCTGGACGCCGCGCTGCGCGCGGGAGCGCTGACCGCGGACGCGGTCGCGCTCGAGGCCCGCAAGGCCGCCGAAGCCTCTCCACGGCTGGCCAGCGTGGTCGACCTCGACGAACCCGGCCCGGATCCGGATCCGGTTCCCTCGCTGACCGCCCGCCGGCTGGCGCAACTGCCACCGGACACCCGGCCCCTGCCGTCGGTCGCCATCTACGACCAGCTGCTCCGCATCACCAAACCGAGAACCGCAGAAGGGAATTCCTGA
- a CDS encoding mycofactocin-coupled SDR family oxidoreductase has product MTDRLAGKVAFITGAARGQGRAHALRMAGEGADILAVDLAAPLPPAVPYDSATPDDLDETAKLVEATGRRIRTAVADIRDPDALRTAVDDTVADWGRLDIIVANAGICIPETWDAITPGSFRDVMDINVTGTWNTVVAGAQHIIDAGRGGSIILISSAAGMKMQPFMVHYTASKHAITGMARALAAELGRHNIRVNSVHPGPVNTPMGTTDMAAAIAHAIATYPQLANMNTPFLSGWVSEPEDVADAVCWLASDESRYVTAAQIPVDQGITQY; this is encoded by the coding sequence ATGACCGACCGGCTCGCCGGCAAAGTGGCGTTCATTACCGGCGCGGCCCGCGGTCAAGGCCGCGCACACGCCCTCCGGATGGCCGGGGAGGGCGCCGACATCCTCGCCGTGGACCTCGCCGCTCCCCTGCCACCGGCGGTGCCCTACGACTCCGCCACCCCCGACGACCTCGACGAGACAGCGAAACTGGTCGAGGCGACAGGCAGGCGTATCCGCACTGCCGTAGCGGACATTCGCGATCCCGACGCCCTGCGCACGGCCGTCGACGACACGGTCGCCGACTGGGGACGACTCGACATCATCGTCGCCAACGCGGGTATCTGCATCCCGGAAACCTGGGATGCCATCACCCCAGGGTCATTCCGCGACGTCATGGACATCAACGTCACGGGAACCTGGAACACCGTCGTCGCGGGCGCTCAGCACATCATCGACGCCGGCCGCGGCGGCTCGATCATCCTGATCAGCTCCGCCGCGGGAATGAAGATGCAGCCGTTCATGGTTCACTACACCGCGAGCAAGCACGCGATCACCGGCATGGCACGCGCGCTGGCCGCCGAACTCGGCAGACACAACATCCGGGTCAACAGCGTCCACCCCGGACCTGTCAACACCCCGATGGGCACCACCGACATGGCCGCCGCGATAGCGCACGCGATAGCGACCTATCCGCAACTGGCGAACATGAACACACCCTTCCTGTCCGGATGGGTGTCCGAGCCCGAAGACGTCGCCGACGCGGTCTGCTGGCTGGCCTCCGACGAATCACGCTACGTCACCGCCGCACAGATCCCCGTCGACCAGGGCATCACCCAATACTGA
- a CDS encoding AAA family ATPase, protein MTTEHDRGIMPSTGYHASGNEKRLFERAFGRGVPVMLTGPTGCGKTRFVEHMAAVLQRPLVTVSCHDDLTSSDLVGRFLVTGGDVVWTDGPLTRAVKAGAICYLDEVVEARHDSLAVLHSLTDHRRTLFLDRAAETVTAPDTFMLVCSYNPAYRSSLKELKPSFRQRFVTIPMTYLPPDAEAAVVVAETGVALPTARRLVGCATAIRSADRAFHFEPPSTRVLVTAAQLIACGASELEAAEACILAPLSSDGAITDGLREIAAASLLPADVAATS, encoded by the coding sequence ATGACCACCGAGCACGACAGGGGAATCATGCCCAGCACCGGCTACCACGCCAGTGGCAACGAAAAGCGGTTGTTCGAGCGGGCTTTCGGCCGGGGTGTGCCGGTCATGCTCACCGGCCCCACCGGGTGCGGGAAGACGCGGTTCGTCGAGCATATGGCCGCAGTGCTGCAACGGCCCCTGGTCACCGTCAGCTGTCACGACGATCTGACCAGTTCCGATCTCGTCGGCCGGTTCCTGGTGACCGGCGGTGATGTGGTCTGGACCGACGGCCCGCTGACCCGTGCGGTGAAGGCCGGTGCGATCTGCTATCTCGACGAGGTGGTCGAGGCCCGCCACGATTCGCTGGCGGTGTTGCACTCGCTGACCGACCATCGCCGCACTCTGTTCCTGGATCGCGCCGCCGAAACCGTCACGGCCCCGGACACTTTCATGCTGGTGTGCTCCTACAACCCGGCCTATCGCAGCTCGCTGAAGGAACTGAAACCCTCGTTCCGGCAACGGTTCGTCACGATCCCGATGACCTACCTGCCGCCCGATGCGGAGGCCGCGGTGGTCGTGGCGGAGACCGGTGTCGCGCTGCCGACGGCCCGCCGACTGGTCGGGTGCGCCACCGCGATCCGTTCCGCCGACCGGGCCTTCCACTTCGAGCCGCCCTCCACCCGGGTGCTCGTGACGGCGGCGCAGCTGATCGCCTGCGGTGCAAGCGAATTGGAGGCCGCCGAAGCGTGCATCCTGGCTCCGTTGAGTTCCGACGGGGCGATCACCGACGGTCTGCGCGAAATCGC
- a CDS encoding nitric oxide reductase activation protein NorD, whose protein sequence is MTELATADAMAFERSCAVTAVALGDTRRAGARLVTGQRRRFGLDATLTVVHVPYPPDWTRRMVTCAVALQCSPSKERLAGYRLGALSDRELRALVYVEAGVALGWIASRWPGLLGEFRRALPDLEPAAADADAPAMLDRAIALAGTGRPLPLHPLLGTLPPAYTTPVGAVERLRRAYGRMPWTTRSRHRPRPYSVPVGGDGGVRNPNLPPPNRPHDNDFDVTPEHRPGIPYPEWNAWTDRFLRDHVAVVERAHTGYIPERTAVAAELRRWFEQHTHRAMTGRLEDGSDLDVDRYVGHYIDVMTGAAAQPRVFRDLMPAGRDVTTAVLLDGSSSLGVHGGAIFRLELACADALSSAMTRARERHGIFVFTGNTRHRVEVRCLKDFTDRRFVPPSAQGLVTGGYTRLGAPLRHLTARLLDQPSQRRLLLVIGDGLISDEGYEGRYAWADTAHAVEEAADAGVSIYYIGVGPARVDPLPEVFGPLRSQRIRRVEELPRVLAHVHRELVAA, encoded by the coding sequence ATGACTGAACTCGCAACCGCGGACGCGATGGCCTTCGAGCGCAGCTGCGCCGTCACCGCGGTCGCGCTCGGCGACACGCGGCGTGCGGGAGCACGATTGGTCACGGGGCAGCGGCGGCGGTTCGGTCTCGATGCGACGCTGACCGTCGTCCACGTTCCCTATCCGCCGGACTGGACCCGCAGGATGGTGACATGCGCTGTGGCGCTGCAATGTTCACCCTCGAAGGAGCGGCTCGCCGGCTACCGGCTCGGTGCGCTCTCGGATCGCGAGCTGCGGGCCCTGGTGTATGTCGAAGCCGGTGTCGCACTGGGCTGGATCGCGTCGCGATGGCCCGGCCTGCTCGGCGAATTCCGCAGGGCGCTACCGGATCTGGAACCCGCGGCCGCCGATGCGGATGCCCCGGCAATGCTCGACCGGGCGATCGCCCTGGCCGGTACCGGTCGGCCGCTACCGCTGCACCCGCTGCTCGGCACGCTGCCACCGGCCTACACGACGCCGGTGGGTGCGGTCGAGAGGTTGCGCCGCGCCTACGGCCGCATGCCGTGGACCACCCGGTCGCGGCATCGGCCGCGGCCCTACTCGGTCCCGGTCGGCGGGGACGGCGGGGTCCGCAATCCGAACCTGCCGCCGCCGAATCGACCGCACGACAACGACTTCGATGTCACGCCGGAGCATCGGCCCGGCATCCCCTACCCGGAGTGGAACGCGTGGACCGACCGTTTCCTGCGTGACCATGTCGCCGTCGTGGAGCGCGCGCACACCGGTTACATCCCCGAGCGCACCGCGGTCGCGGCCGAGCTGCGCCGCTGGTTCGAGCAGCACACCCACCGCGCGATGACCGGCCGGCTCGAGGACGGTTCCGACCTCGACGTCGACCGGTATGTCGGTCACTACATCGATGTGATGACCGGTGCGGCGGCCCAGCCGCGGGTGTTCCGCGACCTGATGCCCGCGGGCCGTGATGTCACGACGGCCGTTCTGCTGGACGGCAGTTCGTCGTTGGGGGTGCACGGCGGGGCCATCTTCCGCCTCGAGCTGGCGTGCGCGGACGCCTTGTCGAGCGCCATGACACGAGCGCGGGAACGGCACGGCATCTTCGTGTTCACCGGCAACACCCGGCACCGGGTCGAGGTCCGCTGCCTGAAGGATTTCACCGACCGGCGGTTCGTCCCGCCGAGCGCACAGGGACTGGTCACCGGGGGATACACCCGGCTCGGCGCGCCACTGCGTCACCTGACGGCCCGGTTGCTGGACCAGCCGTCGCAGCGGCGGTTGCTGCTGGTCATCGGCGACGGGCTGATCTCCGACGAGGGTTACGAGGGCCGTTACGCCTGGGCCGATACCGCGCACGCCGTCGAGGAGGCCGCCGACGCGGGCGTCTCGATCTACTACATCGGCGTCGGCCCGGCCCGCGTCGATCCACTGCCGGAGGTGTTCGGACCCCTTCGGTCCCAACGCATCCGGCGTGTGGAGGAGCTGCCGCGGGTGCTCGCCCACGTCCACCGCGAACTGGTCGCCGCATGA